Proteins encoded by one window of Ulvibacter sp. MAR_2010_11:
- a CDS encoding PQQ-dependent sugar dehydrogenase, with protein MKKYIPYLVCLFFIATLQSQTVELNLFANGFNSPVDLQNAGDERLFVVEQGGRIKILNPDGTTNPTLFLDISILVSNGSEQGLLGLAFHPNYANNGYFYVNYTKTNGDTRIARYSVDPADPDIALSGSELTIIDYEQPFSNHNGGGIAFGPDGYLYIASGDGGSGGDPGNRAQNTTLLLGKLLRLDVDNPEAPNNYGIPADNPFEGSINDAEEIWAYGLRNPWRFSFDSLNGDIWIGDVGQGDVEEIDHAGLTEAGLNYGWRCYEGSVPYNTAGCPDPGLLTFPVTEYSSGTGSGNCSVTGGRVNRSPDWPDEYGIYYFADVCSGRIFTYDLATDNLINHGSFNGSWVSFGVDSNEQMYIVDIGGSIYKVDGTTVIIGTTDFDEASIVMFPNPATDNVTFSTAEDKIISIEIMDLKGSVLYSENNSNTSEKNISTSGYSPGIYLVKVTTESGALSIKKLVIN; from the coding sequence ATGAAAAAATATATCCCTTACCTAGTATGCCTGTTCTTTATTGCTACTCTTCAATCCCAGACAGTTGAGCTTAATCTTTTTGCAAACGGATTTAACTCTCCCGTCGATTTGCAAAATGCCGGTGATGAACGTCTATTTGTAGTAGAACAAGGAGGACGAATTAAGATTTTAAATCCCGACGGAACCACCAACCCTACTCTTTTTTTAGATATCTCAATCTTGGTTTCCAACGGAAGTGAACAAGGACTGTTGGGCTTGGCCTTTCATCCCAATTATGCCAACAACGGTTATTTCTATGTGAATTATACAAAAACAAATGGAGATACGCGTATCGCCAGATATTCGGTAGATCCGGCAGATCCTGATATCGCATTATCAGGCTCCGAACTAACTATAATCGATTATGAACAGCCTTTCAGCAATCACAATGGAGGTGGTATTGCCTTTGGTCCCGACGGCTATTTATACATCGCCAGCGGTGATGGAGGAAGCGGAGGTGATCCCGGAAACAGAGCACAAAACACCACATTGCTGTTGGGAAAATTATTGCGTCTCGATGTTGATAATCCTGAAGCTCCAAACAATTACGGTATTCCGGCCGACAATCCTTTTGAAGGAAGTATTAATGATGCCGAAGAAATTTGGGCCTATGGATTGCGAAATCCATGGCGATTTTCATTTGACAGTCTCAACGGTGATATATGGATTGGAGATGTGGGTCAGGGAGATGTTGAAGAAATAGATCATGCCGGTTTAACTGAGGCGGGTCTCAATTACGGATGGCGATGCTATGAAGGCTCTGTTCCTTACAACACCGCAGGATGTCCGGATCCTGGTTTACTAACCTTTCCTGTTACCGAATATTCATCCGGAACCGGAAGCGGCAACTGCTCGGTGACCGGCGGACGAGTTAATAGAAGTCCGGACTGGCCGGACGAATATGGAATTTACTATTTTGCAGATGTGTGTAGCGGAAGGATTTTTACCTATGATCTGGCAACAGATAATTTGATAAATCACGGGAGCTTTAACGGTTCCTGGGTGTCATTTGGAGTTGATAGTAATGAACAAATGTATATTGTGGACATTGGTGGCAGCATTTATAAAGTGGATGGAACAACAGTAATAATAGGCACAACCGATTTTGACGAAGCATCCATAGTAATGTTTCCCAATCCGGCTACTGATAACGTTACCTTCAGTACAGCGGAAGATAAAATTATTTCTATTGAAATTATGGATTTGAAAGGAAGTGTTCTTTATTCTGAAAATAATAGCAATACTTCAGAAAAAAATATTTCAACCTCGGGATACTCTCCGGGAATATATTTGGTAAAAGTTACCACCGAAAGCGGTGCGTTGAGCATTAAGAAATTGGTGATCAATTAA
- a CDS encoding YigZ family protein has translation MDIEKDTYKTITKPGKEVLFKDRGSKFFGVAYPVTTEDQIKEYLENLKKAHYNARHWCYAWQLGKEYESYRANDDGEPSNSAGMPIYGQLQSFDVTNVLVVVVRYFGGTKLGVGGLIQAYKTAAQMALEASRIVERTIDEEFLLKFDYPEINTVMRIVKDENLLVTSQTMNLDCELVISVRKKDSERIFQLFENIFKVGIKKIEI, from the coding sequence ATGGATATAGAAAAAGACACGTACAAAACTATAACAAAGCCCGGTAAAGAAGTCTTGTTTAAAGACAGGGGGAGTAAGTTTTTTGGGGTTGCCTATCCTGTTACCACCGAAGACCAAATAAAGGAGTATTTAGAAAATCTAAAAAAAGCACATTACAATGCGCGCCATTGGTGTTATGCATGGCAATTGGGAAAAGAGTATGAGAGCTATAGAGCCAATGATGACGGGGAGCCTTCAAACAGTGCGGGAATGCCAATTTACGGTCAGCTGCAGTCGTTCGATGTTACCAACGTGCTGGTTGTGGTAGTGCGTTATTTTGGCGGAACGAAGTTAGGAGTAGGCGGCTTGATTCAGGCGTATAAAACAGCTGCTCAAATGGCATTGGAAGCTTCAAGAATTGTGGAAAGAACGATCGATGAGGAATTTTTATTGAAATTTGACTATCCCGAAATTAATACCGTCATGCGTATTGTAAAAGATGAAAATCTTTTGGTTACTTCTCAAACAATGAATCTGGATTGTGAACTGGTTATTTCTGTTCGAAAAAAGGATTCGGAACGCATTTTTCAACTCTTTGAAAATATCTTTAAGGTGGGCATCAAAAAAATTGAAATTTAG
- a CDS encoding low molecular weight protein-tyrosine-phosphatase, protein MKTKVLMVCLGNICRSPLAEGILKSKVDSNKVEVASAGTGGWHVGELPDPRSISIAKKHGLDITDQRGKKFSTYDFEIYDHIFVMDNSNFRDVIQLAQNETEKQKVQLILDEIFPGENVDVPDPYYGGDFGFENVFQMLNDACEKIAQRL, encoded by the coding sequence ATGAAAACTAAAGTTTTAATGGTTTGCCTCGGAAATATTTGCAGGTCGCCATTGGCCGAAGGTATTTTAAAATCGAAGGTAGATTCGAATAAAGTGGAAGTAGCCTCCGCCGGTACAGGTGGTTGGCATGTGGGAGAACTCCCCGATCCCCGTAGCATTTCAATTGCAAAAAAACACGGTTTGGATATTACAGACCAGCGCGGTAAAAAATTTTCTACCTACGATTTCGAAATCTACGATCATATTTTTGTGATGGACAACTCGAATTTTAGGGATGTGATTCAATTGGCTCAAAACGAAACTGAAAAACAAAAAGTACAGCTCATACTCGATGAAATTTTTCCGGGTGAGAATGTGGATGTCCCCGACCCCTACTACGGAGGAGACTTCGGCTTTGAAAATGTCTTCCAGATGTTAAACGATGCCTGTGAGAAAATAGCTCAGCGGTTATAG
- a CDS encoding DMT family transporter: MIYLVLSILASVVIFTVFKLFSRYNVNIMQAIVVNYVVACTCGLIAYKNPIHFSEITTLPWFYYTAALGALFITVFNLMAITTQRSGLSVVSVATKMSLVIPIVFGLLYYKESLGLLKFVGIVCALLAVYLASIKSKDGLVIKRSNLIFPLLVFVGSGIIDTSIKYLENSFVAENDVPIFSATVFGSAAIIGILILVFLALRGKLKLQLKNVIGGIVLGIPNYFSVYFLVKALRSDLLDSSGIFTVNNVAIVMISTLVGILLFKEKLLPKNWIGILLAVLSIFLVTLSGL; this comes from the coding sequence GTGATTTATTTAGTCCTAAGCATTTTAGCTTCTGTTGTAATTTTTACAGTCTTTAAACTTTTCAGCAGGTACAATGTAAATATCATGCAGGCCATCGTGGTCAATTATGTGGTTGCCTGCACCTGTGGCTTGATAGCTTATAAAAACCCGATACACTTTTCTGAAATCACGACCCTCCCATGGTTTTATTATACTGCTGCTTTAGGGGCTTTGTTTATCACGGTGTTTAACCTTATGGCTATCACCACTCAGCGCAGCGGACTTTCGGTGGTTTCGGTCGCTACCAAAATGAGTTTGGTGATACCTATTGTTTTCGGATTACTTTACTACAAAGAAAGCCTGGGACTTTTAAAATTTGTTGGAATTGTATGTGCTTTGCTCGCAGTTTATCTTGCTTCTATTAAATCGAAGGACGGGCTGGTAATTAAGCGGAGTAATTTAATTTTTCCATTACTGGTTTTTGTGGGAAGCGGGATCATTGATACGAGTATCAAATACCTGGAGAATTCGTTTGTTGCCGAAAATGATGTCCCAATATTTTCAGCTACGGTATTTGGTTCGGCTGCAATTATAGGAATACTTATTCTCGTTTTTCTAGCGCTCCGCGGAAAGCTAAAGCTTCAGCTAAAAAATGTGATAGGGGGAATCGTTTTGGGGATTCCTAATTACTTTTCGGTTTACTTTTTGGTAAAAGCATTGCGAAGCGATTTGCTGGATAGTTCAGGCATATTTACAGTCAACAATGTTGCAATAGTTATGATTTCTACCCTAGTAGGCATTTTACTTTTCAAGGAAAAATTACTTCCAAAAAATTGGATAGGAATTCTGTTAGCGGTGCTCAGTATCTTTTTGGTAACCTTATCCGGACTTTAA
- a CDS encoding thioesterase family protein — MKKNLTKLRVRYGETDQMGIVYYGNYAQFLEQGRTEWLRELGFSYKWMEENNIHLPVVNLNIDYKAPAYYDDILLITTKLRKIPTFKIEFDYEIHNAADQLLITASTTLVFVNSATKKLQKAPDYLLKKLED, encoded by the coding sequence TTGAAAAAAAATCTTACAAAATTAAGAGTTCGTTACGGAGAAACCGATCAAATGGGTATAGTTTATTACGGAAATTACGCTCAATTTTTAGAACAGGGAAGAACTGAATGGCTGCGTGAATTGGGGTTTTCCTACAAATGGATGGAGGAGAATAATATACATTTACCTGTGGTAAATTTAAACATAGACTATAAGGCTCCTGCTTATTACGACGATATATTACTGATAACCACTAAGTTAAGGAAAATTCCTACATTTAAAATTGAGTTTGACTATGAAATCCACAATGCAGCAGACCAACTTTTAATTACTGCCTCCACCACTTTGGTATTCGTAAACAGTGCTACTAAGAAGTTGCAAAAGGCACCCGATTATTTGTTGAAGAAACTGGAAGATTAG
- the ribD gene encoding bifunctional diaminohydroxyphosphoribosylaminopyrimidine deaminase/5-amino-6-(5-phosphoribosylamino)uracil reductase RibD, translating to MNLHEKYMKRCLQLAANGLGSTYPNPMVGCVVVYDNQIIGEGWHYKAGLPHAEVNAITSVVNKDLLRDAVLYVSLEPCSHFGKTPPCADLIISSGIKQVVIGSTDPNPKVAGSGIKKLIAAGCDVVVGVLEEACDELNKRFFTYHQQHRPYIFLKWAQTQDGLIAPSEANRSEEKEPVWITNNNSRQRVHKMRAEEQSILVGTTTVLRDNPSLTTREWTGPSPVRVVLDRNLQIPKTASVFDGSTKTIVLTEQSHVNNETLYYETIDFSEGILNQICDVLYKHKIQSVIVEGGAETLQTFLDANCWDEAFVFTGNVKFGEGVTAPMISGSLISEEKIGNDTLQHFKPTRR from the coding sequence TTGAATCTACACGAAAAATATATGAAACGCTGCCTGCAATTGGCTGCTAACGGACTTGGAAGTACGTATCCCAATCCGATGGTAGGCTGTGTTGTGGTTTATGACAATCAAATTATTGGCGAAGGCTGGCATTACAAGGCAGGTTTACCGCACGCCGAGGTAAATGCAATTACAAGTGTTGTAAATAAAGACCTATTGAGGGATGCCGTTTTATACGTTTCTCTGGAGCCTTGCAGTCACTTTGGAAAAACCCCACCTTGTGCCGATTTGATTATTTCCAGTGGTATCAAGCAGGTTGTTATTGGCAGTACCGATCCCAATCCGAAAGTCGCCGGCAGCGGAATAAAAAAATTAATCGCTGCAGGATGCGATGTGGTGGTTGGCGTTTTGGAAGAAGCATGTGATGAGCTAAACAAACGATTTTTTACCTATCATCAACAACACCGCCCTTATATTTTTTTGAAATGGGCACAGACTCAAGATGGATTGATAGCCCCTTCTGAAGCAAATCGTTCTGAAGAAAAGGAACCGGTTTGGATTACAAACAACAATTCAAGACAAAGAGTACATAAAATGCGGGCCGAAGAACAATCCATATTGGTTGGAACAACTACCGTGTTGCGGGATAATCCGAGTTTAACTACGCGTGAATGGACGGGTCCATCCCCTGTTCGCGTTGTATTGGACCGAAACTTACAAATTCCGAAAACCGCTTCAGTTTTTGACGGAAGTACAAAAACCATCGTCCTCACAGAGCAGTCGCATGTCAACAACGAAACTTTATACTACGAGACCATAGATTTTTCCGAAGGGATTTTAAATCAAATTTGTGATGTGCTTTATAAACATAAGATACAATCTGTGATTGTGGAAGGGGGTGCGGAAACGCTTCAAACATTTTTAGATGCCAACTGCTGGGATGAAGCCTTTGTCTTTACGGGAAATGTGAAATTTGGAGAAGGAGTTACAGCTCCGATGATTTCAGGTAGCCTGATTTCAGAAGAAAAAATAGGTAACGATACCTTACAACACTTTAAACCTACACGCCGGTGA
- a CDS encoding GNAT family N-acetyltransferase produces the protein MKTLTGKKIILRALEPTDLDFLYILENDEEVWEVSNTTTPYSKFVLKQYLENAHRDIYEVKQLRLAICMTASERPLGFVDLFDFDPKHNKVGVGIVVFGEENRRKGFACEALQLICNYCFTHLNMHQVYANITEDNKGSIVLFEKAGFVQSGVKKDWILSEGSYKNELLFQLLR, from the coding sequence ATGAAAACATTAACCGGAAAAAAGATTATACTACGTGCGTTGGAGCCAACCGATTTAGATTTCCTGTATATTTTGGAGAACGACGAAGAGGTCTGGGAAGTTAGTAACACAACAACTCCGTATTCAAAATTCGTTTTAAAACAGTATCTGGAGAATGCTCATCGTGATATTTATGAAGTAAAACAATTGCGATTGGCAATTTGTATGACAGCATCAGAACGTCCGTTAGGGTTTGTCGATTTGTTCGATTTTGACCCTAAACACAATAAGGTAGGAGTGGGAATAGTTGTATTTGGAGAAGAAAACAGACGAAAAGGTTTTGCGTGCGAAGCGTTGCAGCTTATCTGTAATTATTGCTTTACGCATTTAAATATGCACCAGGTCTATGCCAATATTACGGAAGATAATAAAGGAAGTATCGTGTTGTTTGAAAAGGCAGGCTTTGTACAATCCGGCGTAAAAAAAGACTGGATTCTTTCGGAAGGATCCTACAAAAACGAACTGCTTTTTCAATTACTTCGTTAA
- the dapF gene encoding diaminopimelate epimerase: MEFGFFKYQGTGNDFVILDNRLQVFPKNNTKLVAQLCDRKFGIGADGLILLEKHPTAHFTMVYYNADGNPSSMCGNGGRCITHFAKYLNIIDKKAVFEAVDGMHEATIDNDIVSLKMNNVPFVSVADGYTFLDTGSPHHVQIVSNLDTFNVFSEGRRLRNDLYGKEGANVNFVEAIKDDIFAVRTYERGVEDETLSCGTGVTAVAIALFETGIASANKVQLQTPGGILTVTFTKTSSGYENIYLIGPAVQVYKGTWS, translated from the coding sequence ATGGAGTTCGGCTTTTTTAAATATCAAGGAACCGGGAATGACTTTGTCATACTCGATAATCGTCTGCAAGTATTCCCCAAAAATAATACCAAATTGGTGGCACAGCTTTGCGACCGCAAATTTGGCATAGGAGCAGATGGCCTTATCCTGCTGGAAAAGCATCCTACGGCTCATTTTACAATGGTATATTACAACGCCGATGGCAACCCAAGTTCCATGTGTGGGAATGGTGGACGCTGTATTACGCATTTTGCAAAATATCTAAATATTATTGATAAGAAGGCAGTTTTTGAAGCAGTAGATGGAATGCATGAAGCGACTATTGATAATGACATTGTATCGCTTAAAATGAACAATGTTCCCTTTGTTTCTGTTGCCGATGGTTATACTTTTCTCGATACAGGATCTCCGCACCATGTACAAATTGTCAGTAATTTAGATACTTTCAATGTTTTTTCTGAAGGAAGAAGACTGCGGAATGATCTCTACGGAAAAGAAGGAGCCAACGTAAATTTTGTGGAAGCCATTAAAGATGACATTTTCGCCGTACGTACTTACGAAAGAGGCGTGGAAGATGAAACGCTATCCTGTGGGACAGGAGTTACTGCCGTGGCAATTGCATTGTTTGAAACAGGTATAGCTTCAGCAAATAAGGTACAATTGCAGACACCGGGTGGAATCCTTACCGTAACATTTACCAAGACCTCCTCGGGATACGAAAATATATATTTAATAGGACCGGCAGTACAGGTTTATAAAGGAACCTGGTCATGA
- a CDS encoding SAM-dependent methyltransferase: MKLKKGNLYLIPCTLGDTSPFEVLPLLVIKAVEHIDHYIVEHEKSARHFIKSIVPKKSQPGLHFQLINKFTNTEEIPAMLSPCFEGYDVGVISDAGCPGIADPGASVVEQAHLNGIKVVPLVGPSSILMAMMASGFNGQNFAFNGYLPIDKRDRKDEIKRLEKLSSESNQSQLFIETPYRNNQMLESLTAVLHDDTRLCIACDITLPTEFIKTTTIALWKKIKVDLNKRPTLFIIQK, encoded by the coding sequence ATGAAGCTTAAAAAGGGTAATCTCTATCTAATACCTTGTACGCTCGGTGACACTTCTCCATTTGAAGTACTGCCATTATTGGTAATAAAGGCGGTGGAACATATAGACCATTATATTGTTGAGCATGAAAAAAGTGCCAGACATTTTATAAAAAGTATTGTTCCGAAAAAGTCGCAACCCGGTTTACATTTTCAGCTTATAAATAAATTCACCAATACGGAAGAAATTCCGGCCATGTTAAGCCCCTGCTTCGAAGGCTATGATGTGGGCGTGATATCGGACGCGGGATGTCCCGGTATTGCCGATCCCGGAGCATCCGTAGTGGAACAGGCACACTTAAATGGTATTAAAGTTGTACCATTGGTTGGACCTTCATCCATTTTAATGGCCATGATGGCCAGCGGATTTAACGGGCAGAATTTTGCATTCAACGGTTATCTTCCTATTGATAAACGGGACAGGAAGGACGAAATAAAACGATTGGAAAAACTATCCTCGGAAAGTAATCAATCTCAGCTTTTTATTGAAACTCCCTACCGAAACAATCAGATGTTGGAAAGTCTAACAGCGGTATTGCATGACGACACAAGACTGTGTATTGCCTGTGATATAACGTTGCCAACTGAATTTATAAAAACAACAACCATTGCCCTCTGGAAAAAAATAAAGGTGGATCTTAATAAAAGACCCACCTTGTTTATTATTCAGAAATAA
- a CDS encoding peptidoglycan-binding protein LysM, which yields MKQSHLRVTVLLLVAFFVATGFSFNKRMDLSHYRLNGMELCFNVPNEFDLIELRTSPVSYNLFLGKTYVGFKEALGFKESRGDYAIINQFGYMGKYQFAKATLQMIGIKNSENFLEDTYMQEKAFEAYTSRNKWILRKDIKRYKGRTIGGVYITESGILAAAHLAGAGNVKKFLRSEGAEGFADANGTSIRYYLKKFSGYDTSFIKANKKARAI from the coding sequence ATGAAACAAAGTCATTTACGCGTTACCGTTTTACTGCTCGTTGCGTTTTTTGTTGCAACAGGTTTCTCGTTTAACAAACGAATGGACCTTTCTCATTACAGATTAAATGGCATGGAACTTTGCTTTAATGTTCCCAATGAATTTGATCTTATTGAATTGAGAACATCACCTGTTTCCTACAACTTATTTTTAGGAAAAACTTATGTGGGTTTTAAGGAAGCTCTGGGCTTTAAAGAATCGAGAGGTGATTATGCTATCATAAACCAATTTGGTTATATGGGTAAGTATCAGTTTGCAAAAGCAACTTTGCAAATGATAGGGATTAAAAATTCGGAAAATTTTCTTGAAGACACCTATATGCAGGAAAAGGCTTTTGAAGCCTATACTTCTCGCAACAAATGGATCTTGCGCAAGGATATTAAGCGATATAAAGGTCGTACAATTGGTGGTGTATATATTACCGAATCGGGAATTTTGGCTGCTGCTCATTTAGCAGGCGCCGGTAATGTGAAAAAATTCTTGAGAAGTGAAGGCGCTGAAGGTTTTGCCGATGCAAATGGCACTTCAATACGCTATTATCTTAAGAAATTTTCGGGATACGATACCTCCTTTATAAAGGCAAACAAAAAAGCCAGGGCGATATAA
- the dnaA gene encoding chromosomal replication initiator protein DnaA, with translation MSKTAESVWKNCLSFIEDNITSQAYKTWFEPIKAVKLTDNALSIQVPSKFFYEWLEEHYVKLLKVALTKELGTTAKLVYVIKMENTYGNKQPFTEKIPSSNRSQVQSQEVDVPLKNKSPELKNPFVIPGIRNVKIESQLNPNYNFDNFLEGESNRLARSAGMAVANKPGGTSFNPLLVFGGVGLGKTHLAHAIGVEIKDKYPEKTVLYISAEKFTQQYIESVKKNNRNDFIHFYQIIDVLIVDDIQLLSGKAGTQDVFFHIFNHLHQNGKQVILTSDKAPVDMIDIEQRLLSRFKWGLSAELNHPDYDTRVAIIKNKLYRDGVEMPEDIVEFLANNIKTNIRELEGAIISLIAHSSFNKREITIDLAKKIVDNYVKHTKREVSIDYIQKVVSEYFQMDVDTLQSKTRKRHIVQARQLAMFFAKKLTKASLASIGSQIGQRDHATVLHACKTVDNLSSTDKQFRKYVEDLNKKLTL, from the coding sequence ATGAGCAAAACTGCGGAATCGGTTTGGAAAAATTGTTTGTCCTTTATAGAAGATAACATCACTTCGCAAGCATATAAAACCTGGTTCGAGCCTATCAAAGCAGTAAAACTTACAGATAATGCTCTTAGTATTCAAGTTCCCAGCAAGTTTTTTTACGAATGGTTGGAAGAACATTATGTGAAATTATTGAAGGTTGCCCTTACCAAAGAATTAGGTACTACAGCAAAATTAGTGTACGTTATCAAAATGGAAAATACCTACGGTAACAAACAACCCTTTACCGAGAAAATTCCGAGTTCGAATAGAAGTCAGGTGCAATCTCAAGAGGTTGATGTACCGTTAAAAAATAAAAGTCCGGAGCTTAAAAATCCCTTTGTCATTCCCGGAATACGGAATGTAAAAATAGAATCACAGCTCAACCCCAATTACAATTTCGACAACTTTCTGGAAGGCGAGTCCAATCGCTTGGCACGATCTGCAGGAATGGCCGTTGCCAATAAACCCGGAGGTACATCTTTTAATCCACTGTTGGTTTTTGGAGGTGTTGGATTGGGGAAAACACATTTGGCGCACGCCATTGGTGTTGAAATAAAAGATAAATATCCCGAAAAAACAGTTTTATATATTTCTGCCGAAAAATTTACGCAACAGTATATCGAATCGGTTAAAAAGAACAATCGGAATGACTTTATACACTTCTATCAAATAATAGACGTACTTATTGTGGACGATATCCAACTGCTTTCGGGAAAGGCAGGAACTCAGGATGTCTTCTTTCATATTTTTAATCATTTACACCAAAACGGGAAGCAGGTTATCCTAACGAGTGACAAAGCTCCTGTTGATATGATAGATATTGAGCAACGCCTATTATCTCGTTTTAAATGGGGACTTTCGGCCGAATTGAATCACCCCGATTACGATACGCGTGTTGCTATTATTAAAAATAAATTATATCGGGACGGTGTCGAAATGCCCGAAGATATCGTAGAGTTTTTAGCAAACAATATCAAAACAAATATACGTGAGTTGGAAGGTGCTATTATTTCATTAATTGCCCATTCCTCCTTCAACAAAAGAGAAATCACTATCGATCTTGCCAAAAAGATCGTAGACAATTACGTAAAGCATACAAAACGTGAGGTGTCTATCGATTACATTCAGAAGGTAGTGAGTGAATACTTCCAGATGGATGTAGACACATTGCAGTCGAAAACCAGAAAGCGCCATATTGTGCAAGCCAGGCAATTGGCCATGTTTTTCGCCAAAAAATTGACCAAGGCTTCCTTGGCTTCTATCGGGTCACAGATTGGGCAACGCGACCACGCAACCGTGCTGCATGCTTGTAAAACAGTAGATAATCTGTCAAGTACCGATAAACAATTCAGGAAATACGTAGAGGATCTCAATAAAAAACTGACCCTATAA
- the mltG gene encoding endolytic transglycosylase MltG → MYLKKIIWGIVLLGLVAMAAFAYFVYSSVFVSNTGFNNEEAHVYIATGSRFSDVIDELRPLIDNPITFEAVANRKGYPANIKPGHFIITKGMNNNDIVNTLRSKNIPIKVKFNNQERLENLAGQIANQIEADSISLLEAMRDTTFLKDTGFNEHTALGMYIPNTYEFYWNTSAEGFRNRLRTEYNAFWTEERLQKAKAINLTKDQVLSLAAIVQKETAKVEERPRVAGVYINRLKTGMLLQADPTVIYAKKRAEKDFDQIIKRVLYVDLEIDSPYNTYKYPGVPPGPIAMPDITSIDGVLNYEKHDYYYFVADVTNFGYHKFAKTYAQHNVNKAEYVRWVNANGVNR, encoded by the coding sequence ATGTATTTAAAAAAAATTATTTGGGGAATTGTACTGCTGGGATTGGTTGCCATGGCTGCCTTCGCCTACTTTGTATACAGTAGTGTATTTGTCTCAAATACAGGTTTTAATAATGAAGAGGCACATGTTTATATAGCCACGGGTTCTCGCTTTAGTGATGTGATAGACGAATTACGCCCCTTAATAGACAACCCAATTACTTTTGAAGCGGTTGCAAATAGAAAAGGTTATCCGGCCAATATAAAACCGGGGCATTTTATCATCACCAAGGGAATGAACAATAACGATATTGTAAATACCTTACGATCCAAGAACATTCCTATAAAGGTGAAGTTTAACAATCAGGAACGCTTAGAAAATCTGGCGGGTCAAATTGCCAATCAGATAGAAGCTGATAGTATTTCTTTACTTGAAGCCATGCGGGATACAACCTTTCTGAAGGATACCGGTTTCAATGAGCATACCGCATTGGGGATGTATATTCCCAACACCTATGAGTTTTATTGGAATACTTCAGCCGAAGGATTTCGCAATCGTTTGCGTACAGAATACAACGCGTTCTGGACCGAAGAACGGTTACAAAAAGCAAAGGCTATTAATCTCACCAAAGATCAGGTGTTGTCCTTGGCAGCCATTGTTCAAAAGGAAACTGCCAAGGTTGAGGAACGCCCTCGTGTTGCCGGTGTTTATATCAACAGACTAAAAACGGGAATGCTCCTACAAGCCGACCCTACAGTTATATATGCCAAAAAGAGAGCAGAAAAAGACTTTGATCAGATTATAAAACGTGTTTTGTATGTCGATTTGGAAATTGACTCACCCTACAACACCTATAAATATCCGGGAGTACCACCCGGTCCCATTGCAATGCCCGATATCACTTCCATAGATGGTGTACTTAATTACGAAAAACACGATTATTATTATTTTGTAGCCGATGTTACCAACTTTGGATATCATAAATTCGCTAAAACGTATGCCCAACACAATGTAAACAAAGCCGAATATGTGCGATGGGTAAATGCCAACGGGGTGAATAGATAA